The genome window CTCTCTAAAATATATTATAAATTAAATTCTAATGAATATTAAATTTCTAATGAATGTTAGATTTTAAAATTGATTTATCTAACTTCTTATTATTTCTATCATAAACTTCTATTGCTCTATCAGAACAAGTAAAGCATGGATCACATTGTACAATACATAATTGACCATCAGTAATATGATTATCAATACATGCATATTGCATAGCTCCAATATTACTCATTGAAGGAGTTCTAATAATAGAATGGCGAACTTTTCCATCTTCAATAGCATAAGAATGATACAAGGTTCCTCTAGGAACTTCAATATAACTTTCAATTAAATCTGTATCAATCATTTCCCAAGACCTATCAGTGATTTTACCTTCAGGTAAACCTTTAATAGCTTGACGAATGATTTTAATTGCTTCAAATATTTCGTAAACCCTCATAAGAAGTTGAGCTTTTACATCACAAGTATCTTGAGTAATTATATCATAATCAAAGTTGTTATATTCATACATATCAGTTCTTAAATCTCTTTTTACACCAGTAGCACGTAAAGTAGGACCACTACATGCTAATTTAATAGCTTGTTCTTGTGGAATATAGCCAGTACCAGTAATTCTTGATGAAACTATTGAATCATGAATAAATCTATCTGCAAAATCTGCAACATTCTTTTCAACTAGATCCATACCATCTAATAGTCTCTGAATTCTATTATCATCTAATTCACATCTCGGTCTTACACCACCAATAATAGAACAACCATATTGAACACGGTTTCCACCAATCATTCCTAAAAGTTCCATAACAGTTTCTCTAATATAGAATACCCTCATAGAGAATGTTTCATGGGCTAAAGTTTCACAACCATGTCCTAAATATAATAAATGACTGTGTAATCTTTCAAGTTCACCAACAATTACACGAATGTAAACAGCTCTATCTGGAACTTCAACACCAAGACCTTTCTCAGCAGTTCTTACAGAATTCCATGTATGTGAATTTGAACAGATACCACAAACCTTTTCTGTAAGCATATTAGCTTTTTCTACTGGAAGACCTTCCATAATACGCTCAATACCTCTGTGGTTAACACCAATTGTGATTTCCGCATCTTTAATAATCTCATCTTCTACGAAAAATCTAACCCTATAAGGTTCTAAAGCAGCAGGGTGAACTGTACCCATTTGAATTTCAGTTTCTATGATTTCCTGCTTTTTAGCTTTCTTTTCTTCCATCTCATCATCCCTTTAATAATGATAAATAATTTTTAAATAATAAAATTAACAATAAAATACAAAAACATTTGAATTATGTGATTAATCAGCATTTAACAAATGTGGTAAAGCTGCAACAACTCCTGCCAAAACATCTTGAGGCCTTACAGCACAACCTGGAACCTTTGCATCAACAGGAATAACCTTTTCAACAGGCCCTTCAATCTCTTCAGAAGGAATATCTCCATGACAATTCTTATAAACGCCACCCATTAATGCGCAAGAACCTGCTGCAACAACAAGTTTTGGATTTGGAATGGCATTATAAATATCCTCTAATGGCTTTCTATTATCATAGGTAACTGGACCTGTAACAACTAAAATATCTGCTTCACGAGGATTCCATGTTAAAAAGACACCATATTGTTCCATATCAAATTTAGGAGATAAAACTGCATTTACGATTTCAATATCACAACCATTACATCCACCAGTATAAACTAACATAATGTGAATGGCTTTTGATCTTGAATGTGTTTTAAGACTCATTTATTCACCTCCCTTATCAGAACTTCCTTCAGAGTTCACATCAATATCCGAACTTCCTTCAGAGCTCTCATTGATATCAGAACTTCTATTAGTATCTTTCTCATACTTTTCATTAATATTATCCTGTATATCTTTAATTTTAGATACCTTCTCAAGACCTAGACCAACATTTTCAATATAATCATTATCTGCTACAATATTATCAGATAATAAAGATTTATCAGATAAGTATTGAGAAATAAATGATATTTTTTCTTGAGATATTTTAATAGGCTCACTTAATAATTCATTAGTGTCAATATGAATTTCACCAACATTACCTGGGTGAATGGTTCCTGCTTCCTCAAAAAATGAATAAATTGGACAGAAATCATGACACCAATAACAGACTACACATTTTAAAGGATCTAATTCTGGAACTTCAGTTTTTACCCATCCTTCTTTAAGCTTTATAGGATTTTGTAAAGGTTTCATTGTAACTGCACCAGTAGGACATACATTAGCACAACCACCACAGCCAATACAAGCTTCTTCATCCACCTTTTTATCAGGTTCAACTGTTCCTGTAAGAATAGCATTACGGAGTTCCATATCAGTTACCCTATCATGAGCAAAGAGAATTCTTTTAAAATTTGTATAAGCTCCATTAAGCATGATTTTTAATACATCTTTCATTATACCAAACTCCTAATTCACCCTATTAAACTCTCTTTCAAAAATAAATGATTTAGATGGACAAATATTCATACAAGCTCCACAATAATTACATTTATCATCATCGACAATAAACCTTAGATTTTTATTCTTTGTTCCAAGATTTACTTCATCACTTGAAATATCAACTGTATAAATTGCATCCTCTGGACAAATACTTTGACATAATCCACATTTTACACATAAATTCTCATCAATGTAATTAAATCCACCGGAGATTTCATATTTAACACTAGTTGTTTTAGGTATTGCATCAGTTGGACAGTGTATTCCACAAGTTTCACACATAATACATCTATCTAAATCAACATTGATTGTACCTCTTTTAAGACTAATTGCATCTTCAGGACAAAGCTCAGCACAGATTCCACATGAAATACAATCGTCACGAATTTCCCCATCCCAAGAAATTGTTTCAGAGGTTCTTGCATTCTGTTCATTACAAACTTCTACACATTTTCCACAAGATACACAGTATCCAAACAATTTATTGTCTTCATTTTCTGATAAAGTCGAAACTGGACAGTTATATATTGCTTCAAGACGCTTTTCTCTATTTTCTTCACTGTCTTCATCTAATGAAGGATCATATCTTAAAGCATTTTCTTTTCTAATCAATGCAGAACTATTAAAAGTCTCAACGCATAATCCACAATTTAAACAGCTTACAATAGTTCCTTCACTATTTGAGTATAATGAATCATCTTTCTTATTACGTAGAATTCTAAAGTCTTTAACAGTTAATGCATCATTTATACAGTTTTCAACACAAGCTAAGCATAAAGTACAATGGTTTCTATCGTAGAGACCATCTTTTAAAGCACCAGTTGGGCAAATGTCTTCACATACTTTACATCCAACACAAAAACCTTCATCTTGAATTATAACTTCTATTGCTCGAGTAGGACAGTAATATGCACATCTTCCACATTTTACACATTTTTCATAGTCAGTACTAATACAAACCCTATCTGCTGTTTTATCAGATTTTATAGGAAGCTTCATATTTTCAATTTTTTTAACTCCTGCACCATATCCTACTGTAGTAGCAACCATTTTTAAAGAATTAAGTAAAACTTTTTGCTTGTCTAGAACTAAATTATCTGTATCCACTCTTGCATTTCTAGTACAAACATCTTCACAAAGTCCACAACGTGAACAGATTCCTTTAACAATTCCATTATCAAGATGAATGCTTTCTATAGGACAAGTAAATTCACAAACTCCACAACCATTACATTTTGCCCTATCTACAACATACCCTCCATATTTATTTTTAAATATAGCATGATTCGGACAAGCTTCGAAGCAAGCACCACAACACATACAGCTAAAAGATTTATTATCTACAAAGCGTATTGCTTCACTAGGACAATTTTTTATGCAATCTCCTTGTCCATCACACTTTTTAGTTGTTAAATACATGATTCTTCTCCTTAATATAATCTAATCATCAAAAAATCCATTATTCCAATTATTAAATTAATAATAATAATTAATAATAATTAATAATAATTAATAATAATTTTATTATAATTATTCTATTAAAAACTATCTATTAAAATATAGTTATATATTAACTATATATTAAATAATAATTAAAAAATATAAATCCCAAGATTATTCAATGATCTCCTTTCGCTCGTCCTCCTAATAATGCACTACCAATTAAAATACCAATTATCGCTGCTAAGAAAGTAGTAGCTATTGGTAAGTCATTGTAGGTAGGATATTGACCTAAACCATATGACATTATAATAGCTCCGATAACAAGAGCAATAATTCCACTTATTGTAAATTTAAAACTATTATCTAAATCTAAATGGATTCTAGAACCTACAATAAAACTAAATATAAATCCAACAATAATTGGACCAATTACAATATTAGCTAGAGATATCATTACTCCTCCTCCGCTAATTTTTAAATTGTGAAAATGCAATTACAACTGCACTTAAACCTACAAGAACCTTTAGCCCAACTGCTATATTTAAATAAGGAACAATACCTGCATGAGTTATATCTGGATATGAGAATATTGATGCAATAGCTTGAGGAACTACACCATAAAGATTTCCACCTACATTATATAAAAAAGAACCAGTTAAAGCTAAACCAGCTAAACCAAGTAAAACATAAGTTAAAGCACCAACAGATTCTAAAGTAGAAATGAATCTATGAGATAATTTTAATGGAGTTCCATCTACACCATAAATTATTACACAAAATATAATTGCTCCGGCAATCATAGCTCCACCTTGGAAACCTCCACCAGGAGTTATATGCCCTCCTAAAATAGTCATAATACCTAAAGCAAGGATAATAATAGCTATTGGAAGAGTCATAATCTTTAATATAGGACTACTATCATTAGAATTCCATTTTGGAGATTTTTTTGTAGTTTTTAAATCTTTATCATCTACCATTATTCATCATCTCCATCATCCATATTAGAATCATTAGTAACACTATCAAGAGCTAGATCATCCTCATTAATAGCCTTATCTAAGATTTTTCCCCTGCCAAATATAAGTAATACAACAAGTACAGCAGTAACTAACACTAAAGATTCACCTAATGTATCGAATCCTCTCCAATCAAATACTACTAAAGTAACCATATTTGGAGCAAGTTGAGTTCCAATGGCATTATAGACTAAGCTTATTCCTGGTTGTATTAAATTTTTAAATCCATATAAAGCATCAAATAAACTTGATGCAAAAATAATAGTTGCTAAAACCATTATTAAAGATCTAATACTGGTAATTTTATCAGACATATTTTAACCCCCAATAAATCACAGCAATTAAAATTCCAAGAGTGATAATAACATAAAATATCATTTTTTCTAGAGAATCTGATTGTTCAGATTTTATTTTACCTGCAATAGGCATATTTGTAAATAATAAAATTGCTACTAAAATAACTACAATCATAGAAGCAATTACACTAAGATGTCTAAGGAATAAAGCTGCAAGTATTAAAGATACAAATACTAAAAATTCAGCAGCTAAAGCTCCTGAAACATTATCCATAGTTGTAGGATCTTTAGATAAATTTGATTTTAAACCTTTAATAGAATCTAAGAATTTATGGTATAAAGCCATTAAATCAATCCTCCTGCAAATGGAATAAATATATCAGTTACTATATTTGGGAAAATACCTAGAATTAAACAGATTACAAGTAAAATAGCTACAGAAAATACAGTAACTTTTGAAATTTTTTCATGAGCAAATTTTAAATCTTTTGGTTTTGGTTGTAAATATACAGTATGGAATGCTTTAACAAATGTAAAGAATATTACAACACTTACAATAATTGCTAAGATTGCAAGCTCTGTAAAACCTGCATCTAAAGCCGCTTGAACAAGCATCAATTTACTTTGGAAACCATTAAATGGAGGAACACCTGCCAATGCAAATCCACCAAGTAAAACCATTATCGCCATTTTAGAGTCTATAGCAATTAAGCCACCTAATTTTCTAGTGTCAGATGTTTTTGTAAGGTAATAAACAGTGCCAAACCCTATAAATAATAATGCAGTTATTAGAATTTCATTTGCTGCTTGGAATAAAGCTGCTGCAATAGAATATTGTGTACCTATACCAAAACCTAAAGCAATAAAACCAAGTTCCCCTACAGCTAAAAATGCTATCATTCTTCTAAAGTCTACCTCCATTGCAGACATTGCAACAGCAAGAACCATTGCAAGAATAGCAAATACAATTATAGTTGTATTAAAGTAAGGAATATATGCGAACATTTTATACAACGCAATTCCAAATGCAAGCATAGATAATACTGAAAATCCTTGTAATATAGCAGCTCCATTTGGTCTTGCTTTTGAGTAAACCGCCGATTTTATAGTATGGAATGGAGGTAATCCTGCTGAATATAACCATCCAAACAATATTAAAGCAAAGCCAATTGTTAAGCTTGGAGAATAGGGGTTTAGGTAATTATGGCTTATTACATAAACTATATCACTAATATTTACTGAACCAATTGTTCCAAGTACAAAACCTATACCTAATAAAAGCATTGGCCCTCCAATAGAACCTAAAATTAAGTATTTTAAAGCTATTTCATAATTTTC of Methanobrevibacter olleyae contains these proteins:
- a CDS encoding hydrogenase large subunit → MEEKKAKKQEIIETEIQMGTVHPAALEPYRVRFFVEDEIIKDAEITIGVNHRGIERIMEGLPVEKANMLTEKVCGICSNSHTWNSVRTAEKGLGVEVPDRAVYIRVIVGELERLHSHLLYLGHGCETLAHETFSMRVFYIRETVMELLGMIGGNRVQYGCSIIGGVRPRCELDDNRIQRLLDGMDLVEKNVADFADRFIHDSIVSSRITGTGYIPQEQAIKLACSGPTLRATGVKRDLRTDMYEYNNFDYDIITQDTCDVKAQLLMRVYEIFEAIKIIRQAIKGLPEGKITDRSWEMIDTDLIESYIEVPRGTLYHSYAIEDGKVRHSIIRTPSMSNIGAMQYACIDNHITDGQLCIVQCDPCFTCSDRAIEVYDRNNKKLDKSILKSNIH
- a CDS encoding NADH-quinone oxidoreductase subunit B family protein — protein: MSLKTHSRSKAIHIMLVYTGGCNGCDIEIVNAVLSPKFDMEQYGVFLTWNPREADILVVTGPVTYDNRKPLEDIYNAIPNPKLVVAAGSCALMGGVYKNCHGDIPSEEIEGPVEKVIPVDAKVPGCAVRPQDVLAGVVAALPHLLNAD
- a CDS encoding 4Fe-4S binding protein codes for the protein MKDVLKIMLNGAYTNFKRILFAHDRVTDMELRNAILTGTVEPDKKVDEEACIGCGGCANVCPTGAVTMKPLQNPIKLKEGWVKTEVPELDPLKCVVCYWCHDFCPIYSFFEEAGTIHPGNVGEIHIDTNELLSEPIKISQEKISFISQYLSDKSLLSDNIVADNDYIENVGLGLEKVSKIKDIQDNINEKYEKDTNRSSDINESSEGSSDIDVNSEGSSDKGGE
- a CDS encoding 4Fe-4S binding protein yields the protein MYLTTKKCDGQGDCIKNCPSEAIRFVDNKSFSCMCCGACFEACPNHAIFKNKYGGYVVDRAKCNGCGVCEFTCPIESIHLDNGIVKGICSRCGLCEDVCTRNARVDTDNLVLDKQKVLLNSLKMVATTVGYGAGVKKIENMKLPIKSDKTADRVCISTDYEKCVKCGRCAYYCPTRAIEVIIQDEGFCVGCKVCEDICPTGALKDGLYDRNHCTLCLACVENCINDALTVKDFRILRNKKDDSLYSNSEGTIVSCLNCGLCVETFNSSALIRKENALRYDPSLDEDSEENREKRLEAIYNCPVSTLSENEDNKLFGYCVSCGKCVEVCNEQNARTSETISWDGEIRDDCISCGICAELCPEDAISLKRGTINVDLDRCIMCETCGIHCPTDAIPKTTSVKYEISGGFNYIDENLCVKCGLCQSICPEDAIYTVDISSDEVNLGTKNKNLRFIVDDDKCNYCGACMNICPSKSFIFEREFNRVN
- a CDS encoding MnhB domain-containing protein; translated protein: MTLPIAIIILALGIMTILGGHITPGGGFQGGAMIAGAIIFCVIIYGVDGTPLKLSHRFISTLESVGALTYVLLGLAGLALTGSFLYNVGGNLYGVVPQAIASIFSYPDITHAGIVPYLNIAVGLKVLVGLSAVVIAFSQFKN
- a CDS encoding EhbH; amino-acid sequence: MSDKITSIRSLIMVLATIIFASSLFDALYGFKNLIQPGISLVYNAIGTQLAPNMVTLVVFDWRGFDTLGESLVLVTAVLVVLLIFGRGKILDKAINEDDLALDSVTNDSNMDDGDDE
- a CDS encoding energy-converting hydrogenase B subunit G EhbG — protein: MALYHKFLDSIKGLKSNLSKDPTTMDNVSGALAAEFLVFVSLILAALFLRHLSVIASMIVVILVAILLFTNMPIAGKIKSEQSDSLEKMIFYVIITLGILIAVIYWGLKYV
- the ehbF gene encoding energy conserving hydrogenase EhbF; this translates as MNYLIPLMVVIPILAALIVNIFGGKDKTVKAISIVVAIIIPLIAIIASVGVQYFGGHNPALIASSLPSNLLGTLVASYNTGIVYVFENIERIFIFLMGIVAFLAILTYFSEKKEVSGPYLYLIFMGLASVTALILSNDIFNMYVFFEITALTQVGIIIASSTEENYEIALKYLILGSIGGPMLLLGIGFVLGTIGSVNISDIVYVISHNYLNPYSPSLTIGFALILFGWLYSAGLPPFHTIKSAVYSKARPNGAAILQGFSVLSMLAFGIALYKMFAYIPYFNTTIIVFAILAMVLAVAMSAMEVDFRRMIAFLAVGELGFIALGFGIGTQYSIAAALFQAANEILITALLFIGFGTVYYLTKTSDTRKLGGLIAIDSKMAIMVLLGGFALAGVPPFNGFQSKLMLVQAALDAGFTELAILAIIVSVVIFFTFVKAFHTVYLQPKPKDLKFAHEKISKVTVFSVAILLVICLILGIFPNIVTDIFIPFAGGLI